One region of Candidatus Rokuibacteriota bacterium genomic DNA includes:
- the lptG gene encoding LPS export ABC transporter permease LptG, which produces MLATLDRYVFKELFAPFVTGVAVFTFFLVIDRIYHLTDLVITKGVPFHLVLSLLVSMLPSFLVLTLPMALLVAALIAGGRLAADLEVTALRACGVSPLRLFRPFLVAALLVTLASASLTLVVNPWSNGAFQRQLFRILQSRATTGIKERTFSASFGQFTIYVQEITPSQRALKGLLVADERNAALSRIIVAREGRILTDEARGRITLRFLDGQISESDVADARRARYTAFALYDMTLPLESPLAAVAQSEKPERDLPLRALLQRAHELERLGQIAAPYFVEFHKRLALPAAALVFVMVGYPLAVRSHRGGRGAALAASLAIVMSYYVVFTSLEGTALRGRLPAWSAVWLPNLLFFLGGASLLRATTLATPAVWMRLLWRLRDLLAPLRRPAPGPGAPRGPAPARKSRGSTFLLDRYLLREYLKFLGIGLAIGAVLFVVVDLLQTLDRFLRVKPPLAYILQHFAFRLPGALYDGLPIVVLMATVFLFLSLTRQRELDALKAAGVSLYRVSLPVLLLTAGVSLGAVTFQETLLPGLNARAEEVDRVKIRGGLPRHLQKRNQIWYRSSDTRFFRMELLDPVEQSAEGLLVLEIDPSFRLTTRLDARKARWRGSAWELSDGVLREITGQNRVESQAFTRTTAQMPETMDDFTSVQKPPDAMSFRELRSYVTKLQESGHHVGKYVVGLYSKLSFPVIHVIMALVAIPFALVAPRSGGRAAGVGVALVISVGYWVVHSMALAFAKADLLPPILAAWTANIVFAGLGAALFLRART; this is translated from the coding sequence ATGTTGGCCACCCTCGACCGCTACGTCTTCAAGGAGCTCTTCGCGCCGTTCGTCACGGGGGTGGCCGTCTTCACGTTCTTCCTCGTCATCGACCGCATCTACCACCTCACGGACCTCGTCATCACCAAGGGGGTCCCGTTCCACCTGGTCCTGTCGCTCCTGGTCTCCATGCTGCCGTCCTTCCTCGTGCTCACCCTCCCCATGGCGCTCCTCGTGGCGGCCCTGATCGCGGGCGGGCGTCTCGCCGCCGACCTCGAGGTCACGGCGCTCCGGGCCTGCGGCGTGAGCCCGCTCCGTCTCTTCCGGCCCTTTCTCGTCGCCGCGCTCCTCGTCACCCTGGCCTCGGCCTCGCTCACGCTCGTCGTGAACCCGTGGTCCAACGGCGCCTTCCAGCGCCAGCTGTTCAGGATCCTCCAGTCCCGCGCCACCACGGGCATCAAGGAGCGGACCTTCAGCGCCTCCTTCGGCCAGTTCACCATCTACGTGCAGGAGATCACCCCCTCCCAGCGGGCGCTCAAGGGACTCCTGGTCGCCGACGAGCGCAATGCGGCACTCTCGCGGATCATCGTCGCGAGGGAGGGGCGGATCCTCACCGACGAGGCGCGCGGGCGCATCACCCTGCGTTTCCTGGACGGGCAGATCAGCGAGAGCGACGTGGCGGATGCGCGCCGCGCCCGGTACACCGCCTTCGCCCTTTACGACATGACCCTGCCGCTGGAATCCCCGCTGGCCGCGGTCGCCCAGTCCGAGAAGCCCGAGCGTGACCTCCCTCTCCGGGCGCTCCTGCAGCGCGCGCACGAGCTCGAACGCCTCGGCCAGATCGCCGCGCCGTATTTCGTGGAGTTCCACAAGCGCCTCGCGCTGCCTGCGGCCGCGCTCGTCTTCGTGATGGTCGGCTACCCGCTGGCCGTCCGCTCGCACCGCGGCGGGCGCGGCGCGGCGCTGGCCGCGAGCCTCGCGATCGTCATGTCCTACTACGTCGTCTTCACTTCCCTCGAGGGCACCGCGCTCCGGGGCCGGCTCCCGGCGTGGTCCGCCGTCTGGCTGCCCAACCTCCTTTTCTTCCTCGGGGGCGCGAGTCTCCTCCGTGCCACGACGCTGGCGACGCCGGCGGTCTGGATGCGCCTCCTGTGGAGGCTCCGCGACCTGCTGGCCCCTCTCCGGCGGCCAGCCCCGGGCCCCGGCGCGCCCCGGGGGCCGGCGCCTGCCCGCAAGTCCCGCGGCTCCACCTTCCTCCTCGACCGGTATCTCCTCCGCGAGTACCTGAAGTTCCTGGGGATCGGCCTTGCGATCGGCGCGGTCCTGTTCGTCGTGGTGGATCTCCTGCAGACGCTGGATCGCTTCCTGCGCGTCAAGCCCCCGCTCGCGTACATCCTGCAGCACTTCGCCTTCCGTCTGCCGGGAGCGCTCTACGACGGGCTGCCCATCGTGGTCCTCATGGCCACCGTCTTCCTCTTCCTCTCCCTCACCCGCCAGCGGGAGCTCGACGCCCTCAAGGCCGCCGGCGTGAGCCTCTACCGGGTGAGCCTGCCGGTCCTGCTGCTGACCGCCGGCGTCAGCCTCGGCGCGGTGACCTTCCAGGAGACGCTCCTGCCGGGCCTCAATGCCAGGGCCGAGGAGGTGGACCGGGTCAAGATCCGCGGGGGCCTGCCGCGCCACCTGCAGAAGCGTAACCAGATCTGGTACCGCTCCTCGGACACCCGCTTCTTCCGCATGGAGCTGCTGGACCCCGTGGAGCAGTCGGCGGAGGGATTGCTCGTCCTGGAGATCGACCCGAGCTTCCGCCTGACGACCCGGCTCGACGCCAGGAAGGCCCGGTGGCGCGGCAGCGCGTGGGAGCTGTCGGACGGCGTCCTGCGGGAGATCACCGGGCAGAACCGCGTCGAGTCCCAGGCCTTCACGCGCACGACGGCGCAGATGCCCGAGACCATGGACGACTTCACCAGCGTGCAGAAGCCCCCCGACGCCATGAGCTTCCGTGAGCTCAGGAGCTACGTGACGAAGCTCCAGGAGAGCGGGCACCACGTGGGCAAGTACGTCGTGGGGCTGTACTCGAAGCTGTCCTTCCCGGTGATCCACGTGATCATGGCGCTGGTGGCCATCCCCTTCGCGCTGGTGGCCCCGCGCAGCGGCGGCCGCGCGGCCGGCGTCGGCGTCGCCCTGGTCATCTCGGTGGGGTACTGGGTCGTCCACTCCATGGCGCTGGCCTTCGCCAAGGCGGATCTCCTGCCCCCCATCCTGGCCGCCTGGACGGCCAACATCGTCTTCGCCGGGCTCGGGGCGGCACTCTTCCTCCGCGCCCGCACGTAG
- a CDS encoding biotin--[acetyl-CoA-carboxylase] ligase produces MRPATTAREPQALHWVLRELDTVDSTQAELLRLTVAGAREGTAVTAQHQTAGRGRRSRAWWDTPGESLLVSALLRPPIAPGLAPQLTLVAAVAVVDAVRAAAGVEARIRWPNDVTADGRKLGGILAEASSGPDGGLQHVLLGIGINVNQTAFPPELAERATSLRLLTGARQERALLLARLLEALARRYEEYLTAGFEPVRGAWRAASATLGTRVVMPDGRSGMAEELDGDGALRLRLDDGTLARVSSGEIADAPPP; encoded by the coding sequence GTGAGGCCCGCCACGACCGCCCGGGAGCCTCAGGCGCTCCACTGGGTGTTGCGCGAACTGGACACGGTGGACTCGACGCAGGCCGAGCTCCTCCGCCTGACGGTCGCCGGCGCGCGCGAGGGGACGGCGGTGACCGCGCAGCACCAGACAGCCGGGCGCGGCCGGCGGAGCCGGGCGTGGTGGGACACTCCGGGAGAGAGCCTCCTCGTCTCGGCGCTGCTCCGACCGCCGATCGCGCCCGGCCTGGCGCCCCAGCTCACCCTGGTGGCGGCCGTCGCGGTGGTGGACGCCGTGCGCGCCGCCGCCGGCGTGGAGGCGCGGATTCGCTGGCCCAACGACGTCACGGCCGATGGCCGGAAGCTCGGCGGGATCCTGGCCGAGGCCTCGTCCGGGCCCGATGGTGGCCTCCAGCACGTGCTCCTGGGCATCGGGATCAACGTGAACCAGACGGCGTTCCCGCCGGAGCTCGCCGAGCGTGCGACCTCGTTGCGCCTCCTGACCGGGGCCCGGCAGGAGCGCGCCCTGCTGCTCGCGCGGCTCCTGGAGGCGCTCGCGCGCCGCTATGAGGAGTACCTGACGGCCGGCTTCGAGCCGGTGCGCGGGGCCTGGCGTGCGGCCAGCGCTACCCTCGGCACGCGGGTCGTGATGCCCGACGGCCGGTCCGGCATGGCCGAGGAGCTGGACGGGGACGGCGCGCTCCGCCTGAGGCTGGATGACGGAACGCTGGCTCGGGTATCGTCCGGGGAGATCGCCGATGCTCCTCCTCCTTGA
- a CDS encoding type III pantothenate kinase translates to MLLLLEVGNTNTGVGVADGSRLVASWRLTSRREQTPDEYGVFIQGLLSSRGIASDQVSAVAISNVVPPVQQTLERMCEGYFGVRPFTVQPGVNVPLAFSVDNPREVGADRVCNAVAALALYGAPVIVVDFGTATNFDCVNERGEFVGGAIAPGLATAAEALISRAARLFRVELVAPPTAIGRNTGTNIQSGVVLGYAGLVDGLIQRMRRELSGDVKVVGTGGLAAQMREVAANIQTVNPNLRLEGLRMIWERARG, encoded by the coding sequence ATGCTCCTCCTCCTTGAGGTCGGCAACACCAACACCGGGGTCGGCGTGGCCGACGGGAGCCGGCTCGTGGCCTCGTGGCGGCTCACGAGCCGGCGGGAGCAGACCCCGGACGAGTACGGCGTGTTCATCCAGGGGCTGCTCTCCTCCCGCGGGATCGCCTCGGACCAGGTCAGCGCCGTGGCCATCTCCAACGTCGTCCCGCCGGTGCAGCAGACCCTGGAGCGGATGTGCGAGGGGTACTTCGGCGTGAGGCCGTTCACGGTGCAGCCGGGCGTCAACGTCCCGCTCGCGTTCAGCGTGGACAATCCGCGGGAGGTGGGCGCGGACCGTGTCTGCAACGCCGTGGCCGCTCTGGCGCTGTACGGGGCCCCGGTGATCGTGGTGGACTTCGGCACGGCAACCAACTTCGACTGCGTGAACGAGCGCGGCGAGTTCGTCGGAGGCGCCATCGCCCCCGGGCTCGCGACAGCGGCCGAGGCCCTGATCTCGCGCGCCGCGCGCCTCTTCCGGGTCGAGCTCGTGGCCCCGCCCACGGCCATCGGCCGCAACACGGGGACGAATATCCAGTCGGGGGTCGTGCTGGGTTACGCGGGGCTCGTGGACGGCCTCATTCAGCGGATGCGGCGTGAGCTGTCGGGCGATGTGAAGGTGGTGGGGACGGGCGGCCTCGCCGCCCAGATGCGGGAGGTGGCTGCGAACATCCAGACGGTGAACCCGAACCTGCGCCTGGAGGGGCTACGCATGATCTGGGAGCGCGCCCGGGGTTGA
- a CDS encoding GuaB3 family IMP dehydrogenase-related protein: MGMWVGRGRKARAAYGFDDIALVPGAVTINPSEVDISWELCGRHFQIPIIAAAMDGVVSPALAIEMGRLGGLAVLNLEGIFSRYENPEDVLDHITSASLEEATRIIQGIYGEPIKEELIHRRITEIKKGGGPVVVSSIPQRAERFAKIAEDAGADFFVVQSTVTTARHIATEYSPVDLRKLKKNLSIPLIVGNTVTYEACLELMDCGVDALLIGVGPGAACTSREVLGLGVPQVTATADSAAARDFYYKRTGRYVPIITDGGMTTGGDICKALAAGADAVMIGSAFARAQEAPGRGYHWGMATPHSNLPRGTRIRVGVAGPLEQILYGPAFTEDGTLNLVGAIRTCMGSVGAASVRELQQTELIIAPSIKTEGKVFQRAQKLGSPR, translated from the coding sequence ATGGGGATGTGGGTCGGTCGCGGCCGGAAGGCGCGGGCGGCGTATGGGTTCGATGATATCGCCCTGGTGCCCGGGGCGGTGACGATCAATCCCAGCGAGGTGGACATCTCCTGGGAGCTCTGCGGGCGTCACTTCCAGATCCCCATCATCGCCGCCGCCATGGACGGGGTCGTGAGTCCGGCGCTGGCCATCGAGATGGGCCGGCTGGGCGGGCTCGCGGTGCTGAACCTGGAAGGCATCTTCTCCCGCTACGAGAACCCCGAGGACGTGCTCGACCACATCACCTCCGCCAGCCTGGAGGAGGCGACGCGGATCATCCAGGGTATCTACGGCGAGCCGATCAAGGAAGAGCTGATCCACCGGCGCATCACCGAGATCAAGAAGGGCGGGGGGCCGGTCGTGGTCTCCTCCATCCCCCAGCGCGCCGAGCGTTTCGCCAAGATCGCCGAGGACGCGGGCGCCGATTTCTTCGTCGTGCAGTCCACGGTGACGACGGCCCGGCACATCGCGACGGAGTACAGCCCTGTGGACCTGCGCAAGCTCAAGAAGAACCTCTCGATCCCTCTCATCGTCGGCAACACGGTGACCTACGAGGCCTGTCTCGAGCTCATGGACTGCGGCGTTGACGCGCTCCTGATCGGCGTGGGACCGGGAGCGGCCTGCACCAGCCGCGAGGTGCTGGGCCTGGGCGTGCCCCAGGTCACCGCCACCGCGGACTCGGCCGCGGCGCGGGACTTCTACTACAAGCGGACGGGCCGGTACGTGCCCATCATCACCGACGGTGGCATGACCACGGGGGGAGACATCTGCAAGGCGCTGGCCGCGGGCGCGGACGCCGTGATGATCGGCTCCGCGTTTGCGCGCGCCCAAGAGGCCCCGGGCCGCGGCTATCACTGGGGCATGGCGACCCCGCACTCGAATCTGCCGCGCGGCACGCGCATCCGCGTTGGCGTCGCCGGCCCGCTCGAGCAGATCCTCTACGGGCCCGCCTTCACGGAGGACGGCACGCTCAACCTCGTGGGCGCCATCAGGACCTGCATGGGCTCCGTGGGTGCGGCCAGTGTCCGCGAGCTCCAGCAGACCGAGCTGATCATCGCGCCCTCGATCAAGACCGAGGGCAAGGTCTTCCAGCGCGCCCAGAAGCTGGGTTCTCCTCGCTGA
- the guaA gene encoding glutamine-hydrolyzing GMP synthase, which translates to MDKIAILDFGAQYTQLIARRIREMSVYSEIIACTHPVEEVLAGGYKGIVLSGGPSSVYDEGAPLPDRKLFEAGIPILGICYGMQAMAYLLGGHVVPAQRREYGGAELALEGTGGLLDGIVPERDNRVTVWMSHGDTVMRPPKGFTRLASTANCPVAAMSDEKRRLFAVQFHPEVAHTPQGKTVLGNFLRACGVAREWSMTSFVDLAVEAVRRAVGQDQVLCALSGGVDSSVVAVLVHRAIGEQLTCLFVDNGLLRKGEAESVVETFRDSFKIKLIHVDASTRFLEQLRGVTDPETKRKRIGAEFIAVFEEEARRLGRIPWLAQGTLYPDVIESVSFKGPSATIKTHHNVGGLPSRMQFKLVEPLRELFKDEVRQVGTLLGLPAQIIWRQPFPGPGLAIRVLGEVTEERLHLLREADAVVQEEVRGAGLERELWQAFAVLLPVRTVGVMGDFRTYAQVIALRAVMSQDAMTADWAHLPYDLLGKISSRIINEVKGINRVVFDISSKPPSTIEWE; encoded by the coding sequence ATGGACAAGATCGCCATCCTGGATTTCGGCGCCCAGTACACCCAGTTGATCGCCCGCCGGATCCGCGAGATGTCGGTGTACTCCGAGATCATCGCGTGCACCCACCCCGTCGAGGAGGTACTGGCCGGGGGCTACAAGGGGATCGTGCTGTCCGGCGGCCCCTCCAGCGTGTACGACGAGGGAGCGCCGCTGCCTGACCGGAAGCTCTTCGAGGCGGGCATCCCGATCCTGGGGATCTGCTACGGCATGCAGGCGATGGCCTATCTCCTGGGCGGACACGTGGTTCCGGCCCAGCGCCGGGAATACGGCGGCGCCGAGCTGGCGCTCGAGGGCACCGGAGGGCTTCTGGACGGCATCGTCCCGGAGCGCGACAACCGTGTCACGGTGTGGATGAGCCACGGGGACACGGTCATGCGGCCCCCGAAGGGCTTCACGCGGCTGGCCTCCACGGCGAACTGCCCGGTGGCCGCCATGTCCGATGAGAAGCGGCGGCTCTTTGCCGTGCAGTTCCATCCGGAGGTGGCCCACACCCCGCAGGGCAAGACCGTGCTGGGGAATTTCCTCCGCGCCTGCGGCGTGGCTCGGGAGTGGTCCATGACCTCCTTCGTGGACTTGGCCGTCGAGGCCGTCCGCCGGGCGGTTGGGCAGGACCAGGTGCTGTGCGCGCTGTCGGGTGGCGTTGACTCCTCCGTGGTGGCGGTGCTGGTGCACAGGGCCATCGGGGAGCAGCTGACATGCCTCTTCGTCGACAACGGACTGCTGAGGAAGGGGGAGGCCGAGAGCGTCGTCGAGACCTTCCGCGACTCCTTCAAGATCAAGCTCATCCACGTGGACGCAAGCACTCGATTTCTCGAACAACTCAGGGGCGTGACGGACCCGGAAACCAAGCGCAAGCGCATCGGGGCCGAGTTCATCGCCGTCTTCGAGGAGGAGGCCCGAAGGCTCGGGCGCATCCCGTGGCTGGCCCAGGGCACGCTTTACCCCGACGTGATCGAGTCGGTGTCTTTCAAGGGACCGTCGGCGACCATCAAGACCCATCATAACGTCGGCGGCCTCCCCTCCCGGATGCAGTTCAAGCTCGTGGAGCCGCTCCGCGAGCTGTTCAAGGACGAGGTGAGGCAGGTGGGGACTCTCCTCGGCCTCCCGGCGCAGATCATCTGGCGGCAGCCCTTTCCTGGGCCCGGGCTGGCGATTCGCGTCCTTGGCGAGGTGACCGAGGAGCGGCTGCATCTCTTGCGCGAGGCCGACGCCGTGGTGCAGGAGGAGGTGCGGGGCGCCGGCCTCGAGCGCGAGCTGTGGCAGGCTTTCGCGGTGCTCCTGCCTGTCCGCACCGTGGGCGTGATGGGTGACTTCCGCACGTATGCGCAGGTGATCGCGCTCCGGGCGGTGATGAGCCAGGACGCCATGACGGCCGACTGGGCCCACCTGCCCTACGATCTCCTCGGGAAGATCTCGAGCCGGATCATCAATGAGGTGAAGGGGATCAATCGCGTGGTGTTCGACATCTCCTCCAAGCCCCCCAGCACCATCGAGTGGGAATAG
- the dnaE gene encoding DNA polymerase III subunit alpha, with protein sequence MGAADFVHLHVHSEYSLLDGAAQLEKLVEKAGALGFPALALTDHGNLFGAIDFYTACRKTGIKPILGSELYVAPGSRFEKSSQDGGYEGASHCTVLVRNETGYRNLIKLVSKAYLEGFYYKPRVDRELLSQHADGLLVLSGCLNSEVSRLLSGGDEAKARQVAGWYQDVFGREHYFMELQSHGLEEQARVTEGTLRIARALGAPVCGTNDSHYLEAAHARAHEALLCIQTGATLADPNRWRFSSEQFYLKSAQEMRQVFRDLPEACANTLAVAERCDLELGFGKFHLPNYGVPEGHSLDSYLEYLARAGMATRYGSPAPDAVAERLRYELGVISRMGFSGYFLVVWDFISYARRQGIAVGPGRGSSAGSLVAYCLGITNVDPIRYDLLFERFLNPERISMPDMDIDFADDRRDEVIRYVVERYGADRVAHIITFGTMGAKAVIRDVGRVLGFSYGEADRLAKLVPGFPLNITLDDSLEKAPELAQLVKRDPRVGELWSVAKALEGCTRHASVHASAVVISDEPLMERVPLYKDPKRPELITGFAMGPIEKLGLLKMDFLGLKTLTVISDAVRLVKESLGVSLDPAAFPLDDARTYQLLSEARTLGVFQLESPGMRDALQKLRPGHIEDLIAMVALYRPGPMDLIPDFVNRKHGRSPITYEHPAMEEHLKATYGIMVYQEQVMRLAAALAGFTMGQADTLRKAMGKKDRELMARQREQFIAGCRAKQMDARKAERIWELIEKFAGYGFNRSHAACYALVAYQTAYLKANYPVQFMAALLTSEMDRTEKIVQHMDECRTMELAVAPPDVTASEARFTVSGQAIRFGLAAVKNVGASAIESIVRNRSEHGPFTSLGDFCGRADLRLINRRVIESLIKAGAFDTLGATRAGLLASLDEAMEAGQRRQRDRDEGQGSLFDVPGDAGPALPAAAERQATVPEWATEQRLAYEKEVLGFYLSGHPLERYRETARELGTAGAAEVASRPAATRVALLGQISALRERATKSGNRMAFATLDVADGGVSLTVFPEALKTCAAALRASGPVIVKGRIDETEKGRVVLVEEIAPLDAALRAAGAGPRGRLAGVGAASVGAGLEHGGERHAHACRVRLRPEASPVEPLLTAVRQVCREHPGETPLFLHVLLPEHEVVVKAPGCPIAPGPELTEKLERLLGPGSITVEYAGRA encoded by the coding sequence ATGGGCGCCGCAGACTTCGTTCACCTCCACGTCCACTCGGAGTACAGCCTCCTCGACGGGGCGGCGCAGCTCGAGAAGCTGGTCGAGAAGGCCGGCGCCCTGGGCTTCCCGGCCCTCGCGTTGACCGACCACGGGAACCTCTTCGGGGCCATCGACTTCTACACGGCCTGCCGGAAGACCGGGATCAAGCCCATCCTGGGCTCGGAGCTCTACGTGGCGCCCGGCAGCCGGTTCGAGAAATCGAGCCAGGACGGCGGCTACGAGGGTGCGAGCCACTGCACGGTGCTGGTCCGCAACGAGACCGGCTACCGGAACCTGATCAAGCTGGTCTCGAAGGCCTACCTCGAGGGTTTCTACTACAAGCCGCGCGTCGACCGCGAGCTGCTCTCCCAGCACGCCGACGGGCTGCTGGTGCTGTCAGGGTGCCTGAACTCCGAGGTGAGCCGGCTCCTGTCCGGCGGCGACGAGGCCAAGGCCCGACAGGTGGCGGGGTGGTATCAGGATGTCTTCGGGCGGGAACACTACTTCATGGAGCTGCAGTCCCACGGTCTCGAAGAACAGGCCCGCGTGACCGAGGGCACGCTCCGCATCGCCCGGGCGCTCGGGGCCCCCGTGTGCGGGACCAACGACTCCCACTACCTCGAGGCGGCCCACGCCCGCGCCCACGAGGCGCTCCTCTGCATCCAGACCGGCGCCACCCTGGCCGATCCGAACCGGTGGCGCTTCTCGAGCGAGCAGTTCTACCTCAAGTCGGCGCAGGAGATGCGCCAGGTCTTCCGCGACCTGCCGGAGGCCTGCGCCAATACCCTGGCGGTGGCCGAGCGCTGTGACCTGGAGCTCGGCTTCGGCAAGTTCCACCTGCCCAACTACGGGGTGCCGGAGGGGCACAGCCTCGACTCCTACCTGGAGTACCTCGCCCGCGCGGGGATGGCGACGCGCTACGGCTCCCCGGCTCCCGACGCGGTGGCCGAGCGGCTGCGCTACGAGCTTGGCGTCATCTCGCGCATGGGCTTCTCGGGCTACTTCCTGGTGGTATGGGACTTCATCAGCTACGCGCGCCGCCAGGGGATCGCCGTGGGACCCGGGCGCGGGTCCTCGGCCGGATCGCTGGTGGCCTACTGTCTCGGGATCACCAACGTGGACCCGATCCGCTACGATCTCCTCTTCGAGCGCTTCCTGAACCCGGAGCGGATCTCGATGCCGGACATGGACATCGACTTCGCGGACGACCGGCGCGACGAGGTGATCCGGTACGTCGTGGAGCGCTACGGGGCCGACCGCGTGGCGCACATCATCACCTTCGGCACGATGGGCGCCAAGGCGGTGATCCGGGACGTGGGGCGGGTGCTGGGCTTCTCGTACGGCGAGGCCGACCGCCTGGCGAAGCTCGTGCCGGGCTTCCCGCTCAACATCACCCTCGACGACTCCCTGGAGAAGGCGCCCGAGCTCGCCCAGCTGGTCAAGCGCGACCCGCGGGTGGGCGAGCTGTGGAGCGTGGCCAAGGCGCTGGAGGGGTGCACGCGGCACGCCTCGGTGCACGCCTCGGCGGTGGTGATCTCGGACGAGCCGCTCATGGAGCGCGTGCCGCTCTACAAGGACCCGAAGCGCCCGGAGCTCATCACGGGCTTCGCCATGGGGCCCATCGAGAAGCTCGGCCTCCTCAAGATGGACTTCCTGGGTCTCAAGACCCTGACGGTGATCAGCGACGCCGTCCGGCTCGTAAAGGAGTCGCTCGGCGTCTCGCTGGACCCGGCCGCGTTTCCGCTGGACGACGCCCGGACCTATCAGCTCCTCAGCGAGGCGCGCACGCTGGGGGTATTCCAGCTGGAGTCGCCGGGAATGCGGGACGCGCTGCAGAAGCTGCGTCCCGGCCACATCGAGGACCTCATCGCCATGGTGGCGCTGTACCGGCCGGGTCCCATGGACCTGATCCCGGACTTCGTCAACCGGAAGCACGGGCGCTCGCCCATCACCTACGAGCACCCGGCCATGGAGGAACACCTCAAGGCGACGTACGGGATCATGGTCTACCAGGAGCAGGTGATGCGGCTGGCTGCGGCGCTGGCGGGGTTCACGATGGGGCAAGCCGACACCCTCCGGAAGGCCATGGGGAAGAAGGACCGCGAGCTCATGGCCCGGCAGCGGGAGCAATTCATCGCCGGCTGCCGGGCCAAGCAGATGGACGCGCGGAAGGCGGAGCGGATCTGGGAACTCATCGAGAAGTTCGCGGGCTACGGCTTCAACCGCAGCCACGCCGCCTGCTACGCGCTCGTGGCGTACCAGACCGCCTATCTCAAGGCGAACTATCCCGTGCAGTTCATGGCCGCGCTCCTCACCTCCGAGATGGACAGGACGGAGAAGATCGTCCAGCACATGGACGAGTGCCGGACCATGGAGCTCGCGGTGGCGCCGCCCGACGTCACTGCCTCGGAGGCGCGCTTCACGGTGTCGGGCCAGGCCATCCGCTTCGGGCTGGCTGCCGTCAAGAACGTCGGGGCCTCGGCCATCGAGTCCATCGTCCGCAACCGCAGCGAGCACGGGCCCTTCACCTCGCTGGGGGATTTTTGCGGCCGCGCGGACCTCCGGCTCATCAACCGGCGCGTCATCGAGAGCCTCATCAAGGCCGGGGCCTTCGACACGCTGGGCGCCACCCGGGCCGGGCTGCTCGCCTCGCTGGACGAGGCGATGGAGGCCGGGCAGCGGCGCCAGCGAGACCGCGACGAGGGCCAGGGCTCCCTCTTCGACGTCCCGGGGGACGCCGGGCCGGCCCTGCCGGCCGCGGCGGAGCGCCAGGCGACGGTGCCCGAGTGGGCCACGGAGCAGCGCCTCGCCTACGAGAAGGAAGTGCTGGGCTTCTACCTCTCCGGGCACCCGCTGGAGCGGTACCGCGAGACGGCCCGGGAGCTGGGCACGGCGGGGGCGGCGGAGGTGGCCTCGCGCCCCGCGGCGACGCGCGTCGCGCTCCTGGGCCAGATCAGCGCCCTCAGGGAGCGCGCGACGAAGAGCGGCAACCGCATGGCCTTCGCGACGCTCGACGTGGCGGACGGCGGCGTGTCGCTCACCGTGTTCCCGGAAGCGCTCAAGACCTGCGCCGCAGCGCTTCGCGCCTCCGGCCCGGTGATCGTCAAGGGACGCATCGACGAGACCGAGAAGGGGCGGGTCGTCCTCGTGGAGGAGATCGCTCCGCTGGACGCTGCGCTCCGCGCCGCTGGCGCGGGTCCGCGCGGGCGCCTCGCCGGCGTGGGAGCGGCGTCCGTCGGGGCCGGGCTGGAGCACGGCGGGGAGCGGCACGCGCACGCCTGCAGGGTCCGGTTGCGCCCCGAGGCATCGCCCGTGGAGCCGCTCCTCACCGCGGTGCGACAGGTCTGCCGGGAGCACCCGGGCGAGACACCGCTCTTCCTGCACGTGCTCCTGCCGGAGCACGAGGTCGTGGTGAAGGCCCCGGGATGTCCCATCGCGCCCGGCCCGGAGTTGACGGAGAAGCTCGAGAGGCTCCTCGGGCCGGGCAGCATCACGGTCGAGTATGCCGGACGAGCTTGA